A part of Penaeus vannamei isolate JL-2024 chromosome 1, ASM4276789v1, whole genome shotgun sequence genomic DNA contains:
- the LOC113810912 gene encoding keratin, type II cytoskeletal I, which yields MARNVAVTSLLVALCLIAAVAGHSRYGIGGFGGGVLGGVHGGVHGGVLGGVHGGAIGGVHGGGVHGLGLVGSGIHGAGSFNTAHYPGLVPGHSFYDQRPVLGYNSCKYWCKSHYTNKYYCCQQPYQG from the coding sequence ATGGCTCGTAACGTGGCAGTGACTTCCCTCCTCGTGGCTCTGTGCCTCATTGCAGCGGTTGCTGGACACAGCAGGTACGGCATTGGCGGATTCGGCGGTGGAGTGCTCGGTGGTGTCCACGGAGGCGTCCACGGAGGTGTCCTTGGTGGTGTTCACGGCGGTGCCATCGGAGGCGTCCATGGAGGAGGCGTCCATGGCTTAGGACTCGTAGGCTCTGGCATCCACGGCGCCGGATCCTTCAACACCGCTCATTACCCTGGTCTTGTGCCTGGTCACAGCTTCTACGACCAAAGACCCGTGCTCGGATACAACAGCTGCAAGTACTGGTGCAAGAGTCATTACACCAACAAGTACTACTGCTGCCAACAACCTTACCAGGGATAG
- the LOC113825833 gene encoding uncharacterized protein, with product MARNVAVTSLLVALCLVAAVAGHSRYGISGFGGGVLGGVHGGGVHGGVLGGVHGGAIGGVHGGSVHGLGLVGSGIHGAGSFNTAHYPGLVPGHSFYDQRPVLGYNSCKYWCKSHYTNKYYCCQQPYQG from the coding sequence atGGCTCGTAACGTGGCAGTGACCTCCCTCCTCGTGGCTCTGTGCCTCGTGGCAGCAGTTGCTGGACACAGCAGGTACGGCATTAGCGGATTCGGCGGTGGGGTGCTCGGTGGTGTCCACGGAGGTGGTGTCCACGGAGGTGTCCTTGGTGGTGTTCACGGCGGTGCCATCGGAGGTGTCCACGGAGGAAGCGTCCATGGCCTAGGACTCGTAGGCTCTGGCATCCACGGCGCTGGATCCTTCAACACCGCTCATTACCCTGGTCTTGTGCCTGGTCACAGCTTCTACGACCAAAGACCCGTGCTCGGATACAACAGCTGCAAGTACTGGTGCAAGAGTCATTACACCAACAAGTACTACTGCTGCCAACAACCCTACCAAGGATAG
- the LOC113810902 gene encoding keratin, type II cytoskeletal I-like, whose translation MNVGNTSLAPGVPWARVEGDAGTYKGGTVNECSECSSFQLKFKMARNVAVTSLLVALCLVAAVAGHSRYGIGGFGGGVLGGVHGGVLGGVHSGAIGGAIGGVHGGGVHGLGLVGSGIHGAGSFNTAHYPGLVPGYSFYDQRPVLGYNSCKYWCKSHYTNKYYCCQQPYQG comes from the exons ATGAACGTTGGCAACACTTCACTCGCGCCTGGAGTTCCCTGGGCGAGAGTTGAAGGCGATGCGGGTACGTATAAAGGAGGCACCGTCAATGAATGCTCAGAGTGCAGCAGCTTCCAGCTGAAGTTCAA GATGGCTCGTAACGTGGCAGTGACCTCCCTCCTCGTGGCTCTGTGCCTCGTGGCAGCAGTTGCTGGACACAGCAGGTACGGCATTGGCGGATTCGGCGGTGGGGTGCTCGGTGGTGTCCACGGAGGTGTCCTTGGTGGTGTTCACAGCGGTGCCATCGGAG GTGCCATCGGAGGTGTCCATGGAGGTGGCGTCCATGGCCTAGGACTCGTAGGCTCTGGCATCCACGGCGCTGGATCCTTCAACACCGCTCATTATCCTGGTCTTGTGCCTGGTTACAGCTTCTACGACCAAAGACCCGTGCTCGGATACAACAGCTGCAAGTACTGGTGCAAGAGTCATTACACCAACAAGTACTACTGCTGCCAACAACCTTACCAAGGATAG
- the LOC113810900 gene encoding keratin, type I cytoskeletal 13-like, whose translation MVRNVAVTSLFVAVCLVAAVAGHSRYGIGGFGGGVLGGVHGGVLGGVHGGAIGGVHGGGVHGLGLVGSGIHGAGSFNTAHYPGLVPGHSFYDQRPVLGYNSCKYWCKSHYTNKYYCCQQPYQG comes from the coding sequence atgGTTCGCAACGTGGCAGTGACCTCCCTCTTCGTGGCTGTGTGCCTCGTGGCAGCGGTTGCTGGACACAGCAGGTACGGCATAGGCGGATTCGGCGGTGGGGTGCTCGGTGGTGTCCACGGAGGCGTCCTTGGTGGTGTTCACGGCGGTGCCATCGGAGGTGTCCATGGAGGTGGTGTCCATGGCCTAGGACTCGTAGGCTCTGGCATCCACGGCGCTGGATCCTTCAACACCGCTCATTACCCTGGTCTTGTGCCTGGTCACAGCTTCTACGACCAAAGACCCGTGCTCGGATACAACAGCTGCAAGTACTGGTGCAAGAGTCATTACACCAACAAGTACTACTGCTGCCAACAACCTTACCAAGGATAG
- the LOC113810903 gene encoding uncharacterized protein, whose product MLEGPPLWDDPQLLQVVKEEFLRPPTHVEDVPPILEGVEVEVLEAINRTVGPLNFVVATVGVNLELVKELSKGATGIWVEPRPWQKPAPPTVSNMWHTHACLSPSIPYVNTKHEQCLSLASLLKALDSPRVDLVLTSGANLDMVLNPLCYMYPQRAKAILVGRILQPEDIPEDYRDCSKSLVHVTGQYSLLVLRPDPPSRSRQDL is encoded by the exons ATGCTGGAAGGACCCCCTCTGTGGGACGACCCCCAGCTCCTCCAGGTGGTCAAGGAGGAGTTCCTGAGGCCCCCAACTCACGTGGAGGACGTCCCCCCGATCCTGGAGGGCGTGGAGGTCGAGGTGCTGGAGGCTATAAATAGAACG GTCGGTCCCTTGAACTTCGTGGTGGCGACGGTGGGCGTCAACCTCGAACTGGTGAAGGAACTGTCCAAAGGAGCGACGGGAATCTGGGTAGAACCTCGGCCGTGGCAGAAGCCGGCGCCACCGACCGTTTCGAACATGTGGCACACGCACGCTTGTCTGTCACCGAGTATACCGTATGTG AACACGAAACACGAGCAGTGCCTGAGCCTCGCCTCCCTCCTGAAGGCGCTCGACAGCCCCCGCGTTGACCTCGTGCTGACCTCCGGGGCGAATCTGGACATGGTGTTGAATCCCCTGTGCTATATGTACCCCCAGCGCGCCAAG GCAATATTGGTGGGACGAATTCTACAGCCCGAGGACATTCCAGAAGATTACAGAGACTGTTCCAAGAGTCTTGTTCACGTGACCGGACAATATTCTCTCCTGGTTCTCAGGCCTGACCCTCCATCTCGTTCTCGCCAGGATTTGTGA